Proteins encoded in a region of the Magallana gigas chromosome 8, xbMagGiga1.1, whole genome shotgun sequence genome:
- the LOC105332679 gene encoding xaa-Pro aminopeptidase 1: MPLAHNRTGPLLKKLRTLMSNRKYVPESIQAYIVPSGDAHQSEYIAPCDCRRAFISGFNGSAGTAVITTDKAALWTDGRYFLQAEKQLDENWILMKDGQPNTPTQADWLAKELPVGGKVGVDPCLISAEAWSPLKKNLLSSGHSIIAVPINLIDLVWEDQPPPPLNPLLTLTEKYTGISWQDKIQKIREKMQTKKCGALVISALDEIAYLFNLRGSDIEYNPVFFAYAVVTLDNIFLFIDDQKLDAEVKHHLQLNGTDSAIQVTSYDKVGEVIKNLVDQVEGKFWISPKCSVALTQCVEKTRLFAQTSPVAVMKAVKNDTEIQGMRSAHIKDAVTLCELFSWLEKQIPTGSVTEISAADKLEEIKGEQEDFISLSFATISSTGPNAAIIHYKPTEESDTVLSTDEIYLCDSGGQYKDGTTDVTRTIHFGSPSNHEKECYTRVLKGHIALASIIFPNETKGHMLDTLARTSLWEVGLDYAHGTGHGVGAFLNVHEGPCGISPRVSAAEIPLEAGMILSDEPGYYEDGMFGVRIENLVLVVKAETKFNFRNKGFLTFEPITLVPMQLKMVVPSLLTEKEISWLNEYHTQCREVVGPELKRQGKKEAYEWLMRETQSIG; the protein is encoded by the exons ATGCCGCTGGCACATAACAGGACGGGTCCTTTGTTGAAGAAGCTGAGGACGCTGATGAGCAATAGAAAGTACGTCCCAGAGAGCATCCAGGCCTACATAGTACCCTCCGGGGACGCTCACCAG AGTGAGTACATAGCTCCCTGTGATTGTAGGCGTGCTTTCATATCAGGATTCAATGGATCTGCtg GGACTGCAGTGATTACAACTGACAAGGCGGCCCTGTGGACGGATGGCCGATATTTCCTACAGGCGGAAAAACAGCTGGATGAGAACTGGATCCTTATGAAAGATG GACAACCCAACACACCAACTCAAGCAGACTGGTTAGCTAAG GAGTTACCTGTGGGCGGGAAGGTGGGCGTGGATCCCTGTTTGATATCAGCAG AGGCCTGGTCACCATTGAAGAAGAATCTCCTGTCAAGTGGTCACAGTATCATAGCTGTCCCGATTAATCTGATAGATCTTGTGTGGGAGGACCAGCCCCCACCCCCATTGAATCCACTCCTCACCCTGACAGAGAAATACACAG GTATCAGTTGGCAAGATAAAATTCAAAAGATACGAGAGAAGATGCAGACCAAGAAATGTGGAGCCCTAGTTATATCAGCACTGGATGAAATAGCAT ATCTGTTTAACCTGCGGGGTTCTGACATTGAGTACAACCCGGTCTTCTTTGCCTATGCTGTTGTCACCCTGGACAACATCTT TCTATTTATAGATGACCAGAAGCTGGATGCTGAAGTGAAGCATCATCTACAGCTGAATGGGACCGACAGTGCTATACAGGTCACGTCCTACGACAAGGTCGGCGAGGTCATCAAAAACCTGGTCGACCAGGTGGAGGGCAAGTTCTGG atcagTCCCAAGTGCAGTGTGGCCTTAACTCAGTGTGTCGAGAaa ACTCGACTATTTGCCCAGACTTCACCAGTAGCTGTGATGAAGGCAGTGAAAAATGACACAGAAATTCAGGGAATGAGATCAGCTCAT ATAAAAGATGCTGTCACTTTGTGTGAGTTATTTTCTTGGCTTGAGAAACAG ATCCCCACTGGGTCAGTGACAGAAATATCAGCAGCTGACAAACTGGAGGAAATCAAAGG GGAACAAGAAGACTTTATCAGTTTGAGTTTTGCCACCATCTCCAGCACCGGTCCTAATGCAGCTATTATACACTACAA GCCTACAGAGGAGTCGGATACTGTTCTCAGTACTGATGAGATCTACCTGTGTGACTCGGGGGGACAGTACAA GGATGGTACTACTGACGTCACAAGGACGATTCATTTTGGATCACCCTCAAATCATGAAaaa GAGTGTTACACTAGAGTTCTAAAAGGACACATTGCTTTAGCTTCCATTATTTTTCCTAATGAAACCAAAG GTCACATGTTAGACACCCTTGCGCGGACCTCCCTATGGGAGGTGGGTCTTGACTATGCCCACGGGACGGGGCATGGCGTGGGAGCCTTCCTGAATGTACACGAGG GCCCCTGTGGGATCAGTCCCAGGGTGTCAGCAGCAGAGATTCCACTGGAGGCGGGAATGATTCTCTCTGATG AGCCAGGATACTATGAAGATGGAATGTTTGGAGTCCGTATAGAGAATCTCGTTCTTGTGGTCAAGGCAGAAACCAAG ttcaattttagaaataaaggaTTCTTGACCTTTGAACCCATTACCCTTGTACCTATGCAACTGAAAATGGTAGTACCATCCTTGTTAACAGAGAAAGAG ATAAGCTGGCTCAATGAGTACCACACACAGTGCAGGGAGGTGGTGGGGCCGGAACTCAAGAGACAGGGGAAGAAAGAGGCGTACGAATGGCTGATGAGGGAGACCCAGAGTATTGGGTGA